One Longimicrobiaceae bacterium genomic region harbors:
- the rpsL gene encoding 30S ribosomal protein S12, producing MPTINQLVRKGRQTLENKSKSPAMRNNPQKRGVCTRVYTTTPKKPNSALRKVARVRLTNGFEVTAYIPGEGHNLQEHSIVLIRGGRVKDLPGVRYHIIRGTLDASGVNDRRQSRSKYGAKRPKPGQPAGKGAPGKGRK from the coding sequence ATGCCGACTATCAACCAGCTGGTTCGCAAGGGGCGCCAGACGCTCGAGAACAAGAGCAAGTCGCCCGCCATGCGGAACAATCCGCAGAAGCGCGGCGTCTGCACGCGCGTCTACACCACCACGCCGAAGAAGCCGAACTCGGCCCTTCGGAAGGTTGCCCGCGTCCGGCTGACCAACGGGTTCGAGGTCACGGCGTACATCCCCGGCGAGGGGCACAACCTGCAGGAGCACTCGATCGTCCTCATCCGCGGCGGCCGCGTGAAGGACCTTCCGGGTGTCCGCTACCACATCATCCGCGGGACCCTGGACGCTTCCGGCGTGAACGACCGCCGGCAGAGCCGCTCCAAGTACGGCGCGAAGCGGCCCAAGCCGGGCCAGCCCGCCGGCAAGGGTGCTCCGGGCAAGGGGAGGAAGTAA